The segment ACcatcaaaaactaaaaaaagaatCGCGGATGATCGATGAGATGAACAGTCGGAAATTTCTGGAACTCTGTATGCGGAAACTAGATTCTTGTTCTGAAATTTCACACCATTAAAGCAGAGAGAATATGCATGGGCCGGGGAAGAAGAGGATTAAAAAGCATCAGCGTTTCAGAAAGTTAATTAGCAGTTGAAGATGAAGCAACCGTTGTGCGTGCCAGTTAAATGAGAGCGATTGATGTTCCTTTGTGTCAATACCAAAGGGGAATATCTTTATTTAGGTAGAGATACGTCATTTGCTGGCTCTCTAAAGTTGCATATATCACCAGGACACCAGCAAACTGATATGGTTTGCAATGCAACCTTGGCCCTTTTCGCATCTGATCCTTGTATGTTTCGCTCTTCTGAATATTTTGATATGCacgattatttttctttttatgaacTTAGTTTAATTCATTCTTTGTTCTCCAAATTAATTTGTGATCTTGTCATGCACAGCCGATTTTCGCTAACTCTCTAGATGTAACTGGATAGATGTAACTGGATAATTAACCAAGTCACATCCTACAGAGATTGTCCTGtatgttggaacttggaaggatacggttttaattattttgtgaGGAAAAACCTTTCTTGTCAACAATGGAACAGTGCACTTgatgatttttcttgaaaatgaTTGCTCACTGATTTTCACGCATCTTTTAGTTATAACATGATAATGCACCAACATTCCTGTCCAGTCAGGCAGTCAGGGATCCAATTTGTGACACTTGTTTGATTAATGAGTGGTTCTTCCTTTCCATCTTCCTTCCAAGGACGACACACTTTCAGATTCATTAATTATTGTCCTTGCAGAAAAAGCTATAGCAGACACCTTTCATTTGCTAATTGAAATGCTTATCCCTGCTCTctctcaaaaataaaaacattgaaATGCTTATCTGGCTTGATCCACGTCACACACGATAACCATCTCCTAATCACTCCTTCGACGCAAGTGCGAGTGATGATGGTGACGATGACCATGGCTCAAGGGAACCATGAATTACAGTACAATAAGAGTGTATGTATTTTAGTGACTGAAAATAACTACCACTGTTGTCTATATATGCTTATTACTACTCTTTACTGCAGCATTATACTAACAGACAGGTGGCCATACGCTTAACAATCTTTTGCCTTAATTCTAAAACCATCTCTGAATCTACTTCAGACAGTATATGCATGGTTATAGAGTCAGAAAAATAACCGCTAATTAATTTGGTTTAAATTATGGTTAGTCAGACTGAAGTTTTCAGTTGAAAGATTAAGGGGAATCTATGGTTACTGTATTTTAGCACTCTAAAGTGCTGTTTGTTATCAGTGTCCCGACTGATGAGACCAAACATTTATCATAGTGCTGCATCAGAGTCGGCATCTTTAGAATTAGGAATGGAGTAACATGGTGGATGACAGATGACAAGACAATGAGGGCTCCTTGTTAATTACAAAAGCAAGAGAGCGAACAGATAATGACTGGTTTCTGTATACAATAAAATAACAGAAAGACAATGAGTGATTTCCATATCTTAAACACCTGGAGTGCAAAACTGACGCAGCCTTGAATACGAGAAACACTGATAGCATCATGATAAAACAGGTATATAGGAACAAATTATACAATGATTCACAGCAGCAATACAGATGACCACTACGTCAGGAAAACATAACACCAGCAATTTAATATCAGAAAGTAAAGCTCAACAAAAAATGCACAAAGAAAGTAGGCAATTCATGGAACAAGATACAGATGATAGACAACGTTTCAGTAGCATAGCAACCATCCAACCACTCTTAGTTCAGCCTTTCATTTCTGGGGTTAAACCTTGCCGGTTTTGGCAGGGCAAACACAGTCAACAACACATAAGACCACTGTGAAAATTAGAGGGCCTTACAAGCACCACCATGCAGAGCAAATTTACAGGTTGAAAACTGGGgagaaagccaaaaaaaaaaagaaaaaacccaaAAGCACACAGCGCAGGTGTGCACACTCACGCACCATCCACGGTTTAGACTTGCAATGTACAACTGAACCTATTCCAGGAGCAACTGAAACAGCACACTCTCATCTCACCCTGCATGCTGGGACAGCAGGGGAGCACTTGGGGTTCGGAATCGCCCTACAGTGGACGCTGTTCGTCGTTAGTCTGCGGTTTACTCTGTAGCTCGGAAGGCCACTGCCAAGAACAGATTGAACAGCTCCATCACTTCCACCACTGCCCTGCAATGGTTCAAGAGTCTCAACGACGTCGCTCATAAGAGGCCTCGCCTTTGGGTTTTGGCTCAAGCAGTAGTATGCTAGGCTGCAGGCTTTGTGGGCAGCTCTAACTGAATACTGTCCCTCCAGTTTTGGGTCAATGATTTGGAGAAGCCTCCTCTTGTCGTTCAGTTTCGGGAGGGCCCAGTCAACCAAGCTGTGCTCCCTGCTGGGCCGTGACTTGTCGATGGACTTACGCCCAGTCAAGAGTTCAAGAAGGACAACACCAAAGCTGTAGACATCACTTCTAGCAGTCAAGTGACCTGCCCAATAGGTATATATACATCAGATGAAACTGCAAGGGCAAAACAGAAACTGCATACTTGCATATTACTTAGTAAACTTTTCTTTTTGACAAATAACCTGGTCACATTTTGATGAAGGGTAACAACGCTACTCAGAAAAAAAtgtagaaaatttaaaaaagataaaacgagGACAGTACCAGTCATCACGTATTCAGGGGCAGCATAACCATATGTTCCCATCACCCGTGTTGATACATGGGTTTGATCGCCTTCTGGGCCAGCTTTTGCCAGACCAAAGTCAGAGAGTTTAGCAGTATAATCCTGTGTAAGTGTAAATAAAAGATAAATgttattatgaaaaatatttacatattcCCAACAGCATAgaagagaaagggaaaaaaaacaagacatTGACAAGAAATGCTACTCAACTGAGTCCAGCAGAATATTTGATGTCTTGAAATCCCTGTAGATAATTGGCCTTTCAGCATTGTGGAGGCAAGCTAACCCTTTGGCAGCCCCTAATGCAATCGACATCCTAGTAGCCCAGGATAGTGGAGTAGCTGTCCctgagaagaaaaaggaaaagcacAGACAATGTCAGAATATTTCCTAATCTCGAATACAAGTTCACCACAATGTACAAGAACAAAATATAGTTGAGCACAATCTTTAGTCAGCCATTAATTCAGTATTGGCATATAATTTACTTCACCTACAAATGAATCGATGAAATACTGTGCCGACATTTCAAATCATACATGCCAGTATTCAATAGTATTCATttattttggaagaaaaaataCAGAAGATATTTAGCAGATAAGTATGGGTAGCTTGCATACTCTATGCATGGTAGTGAACTATCACGAATGATTCTATTAAGTATACAAACAAAGAAAATCATGGCATTTAGCTATGGCAAGACAAATAGTTCAGATGGTTAACTGGACACTTTGGACGATCTTGTTAAAAACATGTCAATAAAGTTTTCCAAGAATGATAAATATGAAGAGGGCCTAAACTTACTGAGGGTCTAGCAGTGAACAGTTAAATCGGTTGTTCTGTCAAAAAGCTCTGG is part of the Oryza glaberrima chromosome 12, OglaRS2, whole genome shotgun sequence genome and harbors:
- the LOC127757242 gene encoding probable serine/threonine-protein kinase PBL8, with the protein product MGNCGTREENAVVAAHAQVQQLHLLQHPVKNAVAERKHTRISSDMSDPSTPRKIEDAKNISIYNDVIDFTLFELETITKSFRADYVLGEGGFGTVYKGYIDENVRVGLKSLPVAVKVLNKDGHQGHREWLTEVRFLGQLRHPNLVKLIGYCCEDDHRLLVYEFMFRGSLENHLFRRTATPLSWATRMSIALGAAKGLACLHNAERPIIYRDFKTSNILLDSDYTAKLSDFGLAKAGPEGDQTHVSTRVMGTYGYAAPEYVMTGHLTARSDVYSFGVVLLELLTGRKSIDKSRPSREHSLVDWALPKLNDKRRLLQIIDPKLEGQYSVRAAHKACSLAYYCLSQNPKARPLMSDVVETLEPLQGSGGSDGAVQSVLGSGLPSYRVNRRLTTNSVHCRAIPNPKCSPAVPACRVR